The following nucleotide sequence is from Streptomyces leeuwenhoekii.
ATCGAAGTCGTCTCCGCCGACTCCGTCTCCCGCGACCGCGAGACCAAGCCCCTGAAGTACGCCCGGGCCGGCATCCCCCACTACTGGCGCGTGGAGCACGAGAAGGGGATCGCAGCGGTCCACGCCTTCGAGCTGGAGCCCACCACCGGCGCGTACACCAGTGTGGGCATCTTCCGCGAGCGGATGAAGGTGAGCGCTCCCTTCCCCGTGGACCTGGACCTCACCGGGATCAGGCCGCGCCGGGGCGGCGACCGGTAACCCGCCCCGGCGCAGGGAGCGGCCCGGGCACCCCCCGAAGGGTGCCCGGGCCGCTCCCGTGGCGGGCAGGCGCCGCGCAGGCCGTGTCAGCGCACGAACACTCCCGCCTGCCCCGCCAGATCCAGGAAGTACTGCGGCGCCACACCCAGCACCAGCGTCACCGCGACTCCCACCCCGATCGCCGTCACCGTCAGCGGCGACGGCACGGCCACCGTCGGGCCCTCCGGCCGCGGCTCGCTGAAGAACATCAGCACGATCACCCGGATGTAGAAGAACGCCGCGATCGCCGAGGAGATCACGCCGACCACCACCAGCGGCGCCGCGCCGCCCTCCGCCGCCGCCTTGAACACGGCGAACTTGCCCGCGAAGCCGGAGGTCAGCGGAATCCCGGCGAAGGCCAGCAGGAAGACCGCGAAGACCGCCGCGACCAGGGGCGACCGGCGGCCCAGCCCGGCCCACTCCGACAGGTGCGTCGCCTCACCGCCGGCGTCCCGCACCAGCGTGACCACCGCGAAGGCGCCGATCGTCACGAACGAGTACGCCGCGAGGTAGAAGAGGACCGACGACACCCCGTCCGGGGTGGTCGCGATGACGCCCGCCAGGATGAAGCCCGCGTGGGCGATCGACGAGTACGCCAGCAGCCGCTTGATGTCGGTCTGCGTGATCGCCACGATGGCGCCGCCCAGCATGGTGACGATCGCCACGCCCCACATCACCGGCCGCCAGTCCCAGCGCAGGCCGGGCAGGACGACGTACAGGATCCGCAGCAGCGCGCCGAACGCGGCCACCTTCGTCGCCGCCGCCATGAAGCCGGTCACCGGCGTCGGCGCGCCCTGGTACACGTCCGGCGTCCACATGTGGAACGGCACCGCGCCCACCTTGAACAGCAGGCCCATCACGAGCAGCCCGGCACCCACCAGGAGCAGCGCGTCGTTGCCCATGGTGTCGGCGAGCGCGGGAGTGATGTCGATGGCCGACCCGTCGACGACCTGGGCGATCCGCGCGTACGACACCGAGCCCGCGTAGCCGTACAGCAGGGCGATGCCGAACAGGGTGAAGGCGGAGGCGAACGCGCCGAGCAGGAAGTACTTGACCGCGGCTTCCTGCGACATGAGCCGCTTGCGGCGGGCCAGCGCGCACAGCAGGTACAGCGGGAGGGAGAAGACCTCCAGGGCCACGAAGAGGGTCAGCAGGTCGTTGGCGGCCGGGAAGACCAGCATGCCGGCGACCGCGAACAGCAGCAGCGGGAAGACCTCGGTGGTGGTGAAGCCGGCCTTCACGGCCGCCTTCTCGCTGTCGCTGCCGGGCACGGAGGCGGCCTGCGCGGCGAAGGAGTCGACCCGGTTGCCGTGCGCCGCGGGGTCCAGCCGCCGCTCGGCGAAGGTGAACAGGCCGACCAGCGCGGCCAGCAGAATGGTGCCCTGCAGGAACAGGGCCGGTCCGTCGACGGCGATCGCGCCCATCGCCGCGATCCGCGCCTTGGTCGTGCCGTAGCCGTCGGCCGCGAGCGCGACCACCGCGGCGAAGGCGGCGGCGAGCGCGACGACGGAGACGAACATCTGGGCGTGGTAGCGGGCCCTGCGCGGCACGAACGCCTCGACGAGGATCCCGACGATCGCCGCGCCGACGACGATCAGGGTGGGCGACATCTGCCCGTACTCGAACTTCGGCGCGTCGATCTTCGTGATCGGGTCGGCCGCGGTTGCCGCCGTTGTCCACAGGCTGTGGACGGCTGATGCGCTCACTTGGCCGCCTCCACCTCGGGCTGGGGGTCCTTCTTCTGTACGTCGGACATGGTCTGCTCGACCGCCGGGTTCACGATGTCCGTGACGGGCTTCGGGTAGACGCCCAGGAAGAGCAGCAGGGCGACCAGCGGCGCGACGACCGCGAGCTCACGCACGCGCAGGTCGGGCATCGTGGCGACCTCGGGCTTCACCGGGCCCGTCATCGTCCGCTGGTACAGGACGAGGGTGTAGAGCGCGGCGAGGACGATGCCGAAGGTGGCGATGATGCCGATCACCGGGTAGCGCGTGAACGTGCCGACCAGGACGAGGAACTCGCTGACGAAGGGCGCCAGGCCCGGCAGCGACAGGGTCGCCAGGCCCCCGATCAGGAACGTGCCGGCGAGGACCGGGGCGACCTTCTGCACCCCGCCGTAGTCGGCGATGAGCCGCGAGCCGCGCCGCGAGATCAGGAAGCCCGCCACCAGCATCAGCGCGGCGGTGGAGATCCCGTGGTTGACCATGTAGAGCGTCGCCCCGGACTGGCCCTGG
It contains:
- the nuoN gene encoding NADH-quinone oxidoreductase subunit NuoN; the protein is MSASAVHSLWTTAATAADPITKIDAPKFEYGQMSPTLIVVGAAIVGILVEAFVPRRARYHAQMFVSVVALAAAFAAVVALAADGYGTTKARIAAMGAIAVDGPALFLQGTILLAALVGLFTFAERRLDPAAHGNRVDSFAAQAASVPGSDSEKAAVKAGFTTTEVFPLLLFAVAGMLVFPAANDLLTLFVALEVFSLPLYLLCALARRKRLMSQEAAVKYFLLGAFASAFTLFGIALLYGYAGSVSYARIAQVVDGSAIDITPALADTMGNDALLLVGAGLLVMGLLFKVGAVPFHMWTPDVYQGAPTPVTGFMAAATKVAAFGALLRILYVVLPGLRWDWRPVMWGVAIVTMLGGAIVAITQTDIKRLLAYSSIAHAGFILAGVIATTPDGVSSVLFYLAAYSFVTIGAFAVVTLVRDAGGEATHLSEWAGLGRRSPLVAAVFAVFLLAFAGIPLTSGFAGKFAVFKAAAEGGAAPLVVVGVISSAIAAFFYIRVIVLMFFSEPRPEGPTVAVPSPLTVTAIGVGVAVTLVLGVAPQYFLDLAGQAGVFVR